The Chitinophagales bacterium region ATTTTACAACTTAAAACAGTTGCGCATTATAGAAGAGCAAATTAAGCAAGCACAACAACAGCCCACAACCGAAGAAATGGACAACGAGCTAATTTCGCTGCTAAACAAACACATGAAACTAAGTGAGCAACGCAAAAACTTTGCAGCATTGGTAGGCACCATTGTTTACAGACCTTTAACCTAATTGGACATAGGAATCAGCATACCTATTTCCAACAATTTCATGCAATAAACGCGGCAGATTACAATCTATTGGCAAACACTCTTAAAACAAACATTTAAGAGAGGTAGCCTTCTTACTATTCCCGAGTAAATTCAACCACTGCTGAACTGAAAACCTGCGGTCATTTTCTGTAAGAAGAACAATTCAAGCAGTAGCAGCAGCTATACTTTCTTTTCTTGTAAAGAACAGGCTTTTTATAGATAAAAAAAGAGGCTGCCTTTTTTAAAGCAGCCTCTTTTAAAACAATAGTTACTATAAACAATAGTGGCTTAGTTCCAGAAAGCGTAATCGTTTTCTTCTATTAACTTGTTGGCTACAGCTCTGCGGATTTCTTTGGTGTTTACCATTTCGTATTTGGTAAAGCGTTTTAAGCCCATCAACATCATGCGTAGTTCATCGCCACCTGCAAATGCAGCCAAAGCTTGGCGACCATTTACGTTAATTCTATCCATAGCATCGAAGAAAAAGCACTTAACCATATCTACATACAGTTGGCTTGCTTCTAATCCATGTAAATTTACCAATTTTTCGGCACGCAGCATGGCGCTTTCCATTACCAAAATATCGGCCAACACATCCGAAGCGTGGATTAAGATTTCTTGCTCGCTTTCTAATTTTTGCATTAGTTTTTGAACTGCACTTCCTGCTACAAGCAAGAATGCTTTTTTGGCATTCTTTAATGCTTTTTTCTCTGCGGCAAAAACATCATCAGAATCGCCACCTGAACCAAAATCAGGCACACTCATCAGTTCTTTTTGAATGGCCATTCCCGGAGTCATTAAATCTAACTTACCTTTTAATGCAAACTTTAATAATGCATCTATTGAAAGCATACGGTTTATTTCGTTGGTGCCTTCAAAAATTCTGTTGATGCGGCTGTCGCGGTATGCACGCGCCATTGGATATTCTTCGCTAAATCCGTAACCACCGTGTATTTGCAATGCTTCATCTACTACAAAATCTAATACCTCAGAGCCAATTACTTTTAATAAGGCACACTCAATTTGGTATTCCTCTGCACCTCCGGTAAGGTACTCTGTCATTGATTTTCCGGCAGCTTTAAGTTCATGTTCTTTTTGGCTAATTAAATCGCACACTCTGTAAGATGCAGATTCTGCTGCCCATGAACGAATTGCCATTTCACCCAATTTTTGTTTGATGGCTCCAAATGATGAAATTGGAGTTTTAAACTGCTGGCGCTCATTGGCATATTTTACTGCTTGACCCAAAGCGCGTTTTGCACCACCCAATACGCCATTACACAATTTGTAACGACCAATATTTAATATTTGAAAGGCTATTTTATGCCCTTTTCCTGCTTCGCCTAAAAGATTTTCGGCAGGCACTTTTACATTATTAAGAAACACTTGGCGGGTAGAAGATGATTTAATACCCATTTTCTTTTCTTCTGCACCAACACTTACGCCTTCATATCCTTTTTCAACAATAAAAGCAGTGAACTTTTTATCATCGCCATCAATTTTTGCAAACACTACAAACACATCTGCAAAACCGGCATTGGTAATCCACATTTTTTGTCCGGTAAGTGTGTAGTATTTTCCGTCTTCGCTCAACACTGCTTTGGTACGCGCACCCAATGCATCGGATCCGCTCCAAGGCTCTGTTAAACAATAAGCTGCTTTTAATTCTCCGGTAGCCAATTTAGGCAAGTACTTTGCGCGTTGTTCATTGGTTCCGTAATAAATAATTGGGCATGTGCCAATGCCGGTATGTGCGCCAATGGCTACACTCATGCCGTGTCCCCAGCCCAACACTTCGGTTACGTAAGAAAAAGTGGTTAAGTCCTTTCCTTCGCCACCATATTCCTCAGGAATGTGAAGAGACAATAAGCCATATTCGCCTGCCTTATTTATTACCTCAACGCCTTTCATTGGGTCTTTATCAAACTCCTCTAAATGCGGATCAATTTCTTTGGTTATGAAATCTTTGGTTGTGTTACGCATCATTAGTTGCTCTTCAGAAATTTGTTCAGGAATGTACACTTCTTCCCAAGAGCTTTCTTTGATGATAAATTCACCACCCTTTAGAATTTGTTTTTTGTCTGTTGCGATTGACATAAAATGTTGATTTGTGTTACTTAATTTTTTTAGATTTCTATAAAACGTATTACGAATGTAAATGTTTCCTTTTTACCAAACAATCGTTTGGTAAAATTATTTTTCTATAATTTATAGTACTTCATATTAACTTTGATACACACGTAAAAAATAGTACAATGAAAAAAACAATACTCACCGGAACCTTGGTTGGTATATTTTCTATTACACACAGCCAATCGGTTACATGGGCAAAAGATATAGCACCTATCTTCTACAAGAATTGTACTACATGCCACCACGATGGCGGAGCCGGACATTTTTCGCTTTTAGATTACCAAAATGCATTTAGCCATGCTTTTTCTATTCAATATAAAACAGAGAATAAGCAAATGCCTCCCTTCCCTACCGATCCCAACTATAGGAAATTTAAAGATGAGAGGCGGCTTTCTGATGCAGAAATACAAACCATAAAAGATTGGTACAATGCAGGTGCGCCAATGGGCGACACCAATACAGCACCTACCAAACCAATATATACAAACTTACCGGAACTAACCACTCCTAGTAAAATACTGCAGATACCTACTTACAGTGTAAGTTCCAATTACGATGTTTACCAATGTTTTGTACTAGACCCCCAACTTTCGCAAGATGAATATTTTGATGCGTATGAAGTAATACCTGGCAATCCATCTATTGTGCACCATGTTTTAATTTATGAAGATACTACCGGAGTAAGCACTACCAAAGATGCACAAACACCGGAACCCGGCTATCTAAATTTCGGGGGTATTGGCGTAGCAAGCGCTAAACTCATTGGAGCTTGGGTTCCCGGAAGTAAGCCACAATTTTATCCGCCCAATATTGGAGTGAAATTGCATAAGAATGCAAAGGTGGTAATGCAAATTCACTATCCGGCAGGCAGCCTTTCTAAAAAAGACAGCACTACATTGCGCTTGCGATTTTCTAATAAGCCACTGCGCGAAATATCATTAGCGCCTATTTTGCGATATGCCAATTCGGGCAATGGAGGCTTGCTCAACGGCCCTCTTTCTATTGAAGCCGATGAGGTAAAAACTTTTTACAATCAATATACTTTGGCCAATAATTATCCTAAAATCAGTTTAGTGTTAACGGCTCCTCACATGCACCTAATCGGTAGAAGCATTATGGCATTTGCCGTTACGCCTACCAACGATACTATTCCAATTGTAAAAATTCCGGAGTGGGATTTCCGCTGGCAGATGAGTTATTACTTTCAAAAACCTGTGGTTATTCCTCCCGGTACTAAATTGTTTGGAAAAGCTACATACGACAATACAGCCACCAACCCATTTCAACCCAATAATCCACCCAAAAAAGTTACCGCAGGCGAAGCCACCACCGATGAAATGTTTTTAGTGTACTTTGGTTATATGCTATACCAAAATGGAGATGAGGATATGGTAATTGATAGTAGCATCTTACAACTTCCTACGGATTTAAACAAGAGCGAAATAGCCAGCATTGTTAGCACACCTCAGTTTTATGAACCCATTCCTAATCCCGCTCAAGGTGCTACAACATTATCGTTCTTTTTGCCCAACACTACCGAAGTGGCATTTGATGTATATGATATTGCAGGAAAAAAAGTACACAGTATTCCAAGCTCCTTATTTAACCAAGGATTTGCAACACAACAACTGTTTACAGACGCACTTGCCAATGGCACGTATATTGTACGAATGATTGTTTCGGAAAAACAATTGCTTGCAAAGCAATTGATAATATCGCACTAGTGCTTACATATTGTACAGCACTTCATACTCATAGTTAAGAACCTTCTTTTCGTTTGGTTTTAAACTTAGCTCCCATTTTATTTCCGATGTTGGATTGGTGCCGGTGTAATAGTTTTTCTTTTTTACTACTTGAGCAGCATCGCTTTGTTTTACTACTTCACCCGTTACATTTTTGGTAACACTAAGTGCAATGGCTGTTTCTTGAAAGTTTTCTACCGTTACGCTTCCCTTAATAACTACCTTACCGAAAACACCTTTTCCAACTTTTTTAAAACTATCGTTTCGGCTGGCTTCCTCTTCTTGGTTTTTAAGAATTACATCTACCGCCTTTGAAAGGCGAACCGAAGTTGTAGCACCTGCCGGAGTATAGTTCATGTTATCCTGTGCCAAGAATTGTTCTTTTTCATTTAATACCATTACCGGAGCCGATGTAAAAGGCACGCCCGCTGTATTTTTCAATTCTAAAGAATGAAAAACATCGTATTTGCTTTCTTCATTATTGGTAAAGCGAGTGGCATAAAAGTTCACGTAATCCGGAATAGAACCTTCGTACTTGTTTTTGTATTCTAACTCTTTTGCAAATACAGGAAAAGAGCCTTTTGCATCTTTGGCTAAAGAAATTTTTCCTAGCTTATAGAAATATAAATCGCCCGATTTTTCTCCTTCTGTAGTAAAGGTGCCGCTAAAGGCTTCATCGGCAACGCTCTCTGCAATACCTGCACTGCGCATCATTTTGTAATTATATTGAGCATTTCCTCCATAAGGTGCTTGCGGAGGATTTTCATTGGTTACATAATCGTAAGTCATTGGATCTGCTTTTAATCCAAATGCCAACTGGGGGGCACCAACCACTACTTCGGTTTCTGCATTTTGTATGGCCTCTCCACCATTTTCAATAAGTGCTTTCATTTCTATTCTGGCATTTTTTTCATCCTTTAGCTTTAAAAAGTACGAAGGAATCCAATTCATGCCGCTTTGCAGGTAAAACTCTTGCAAGGCAATGGTTGGCGTATTCTTTTCGGGTTGAATAACCACCATTTTTTTTATGCTATCTGCCAAGAATGTGGTGTTCTCTGCTTCTTTAAATTCTACTTGATAAATGTTTTTGGCACTAATCCATGAAATACCTTTTTCTGTTTTAAACTTAAGCATTCCGGTAGGCTGGTAAAAATAGGCTATCGTGCCGCTGAGGCTTTTATCAATTGCATTGCTTGCTGTATAAAAAACTGTTGCCTGCTTGCCTATGTTCCCCGCTAAAAATTCGGCCACACTCTCGCAGCGCTTTGTTTTTTTAATAGTATCGTTTTTAAATGCAATCTGCTTTATGGGATTTTCTTTTCCTGCTCCCACCCAGTAAGCTCCAAACAAGGTTTTATTGGGTAATGGCAGCACGGCAGTGCCATTCTTGGTTTTAATACTGCCTTCATTTACAATCAATGCAGTTCCGTTTTTATAGATGGTAACTTTCTTAGAATTTAGTGCTGTTTGCGCAAAAGTATTCAACACTGCAAATGCTGCAGCGGTAACAAAAATTTTCTTCATAATTAATTTTTAAAGTAGATGAAAACGAGTAAAAATTCCACAAGGTTGCCTGCCCCAAATTAAAATTTCAGGTTGCCGAATACCTTTTCTAAGATATCGGTAGTGCGCGCCACAGGGTCTTTTCTTATACGCGCCTCTTCTTGTGCTATCAAATAAAATAATCCACTAATTCCTTTTCTGGTAACATAGTCGGGCAAATCTGTATTTACTTTAGATACAAATGGAATGCGGTTATACTGTGTCATAGCTTGGCTCCAGTAGCGAGTGGCCAAAGTTTGGTCTAATGCTGTTTTAATGCTCGGTTTAAATGCAGCTACCAATTGCTCTGTAGTAGTTCTTTCTAAAAATTTAGTAGCAGCATCTTGCTGTTGATTGCTTACAATGCTAATAGCATCGTTAATAGTCATTTGCGAAACTGAATTTATGAATATGTTTTTTGCTTGCGGAGCTGCTTTTTCGGCTGCTCGGTTCATGGTTAAAATGATATTATCTACCAATGCACCTGCTCCAATTTGGCGCAACGTGCTTTCCATAGCTTTTGCCTGTGGCGGCATCAATACTTTTATGAAAGCATTTTTAAAATAACCATCGGGAGCAGCAGCTTTGGTAACTCCGGTTGTGATACCATTAAGCAATGCATCTTTAATGGCACTTGCCGCTTCGGTTTCGGTAAAAGAAGCGGTGCTATTTGATTTACTTCCGGTCGTAGCTGAAGAGGTAGTTTTACCCATTGTTTTACTAGTGCTTTTTATAGTTTGAATGGCTCCTCCCATTTTAGATGCCTTCTGCGCATTTACTTGTAGGGCACCAATCATTGTAACAATTACGAGTAATAACTTCATGTGTAGTATTTTGTGATGAAAGATAGCAATTGCACAAAAATGTAAAATTGCAAAAGCAAGGATAAGAGATTTTAACAAGTTGAAGCCTCTGTAATTTATTTGCTCAACCACATAAAGTTTTTATTTTAGAGAAAACAAATTTTCTACACATGAAAAAACTACTTCTCACCTCGGCAATTATTGGTTTTATATACTCCGGCACTATAGCACAAACAGCAGAAATACTAAACGAAAAACAGGTGGCAACCATTGATGTAAATGGGAAATGGGTGGGCAAACGCCAGCAATACACTACCGACCATAAAGGCATTTTGCAAACTTTTGAATACGAATTCAATTTAAAACAAGAAGGCAGTATTGTAACCGGAACCTCTTCTATTTTTGGTAGCGGTGGCTATTATGGCGATATGAAATTGCGTGGTGTTATTACAGGCAATAAATTGATGTTTGAAGAATATGAAATTTTAAGCGAAAACTTATCGAACACCAACCGAACATGGTGCTTTAAAACAGGTGAATTAACCTTTGCAAAAGATGGCAACAATATAAAGTTGTTAGGTGCCACACCAAGCCATATTCCGGTTTACAACATTCCTTGTAGTGGCGGCTATTCCAATATGGAAAAAGTGGGAGATGGATCTAATGCCATCGACCTTTCTAAAAATTTTACTTCAAAATTGAACCAAGAAGATTTTGCAGTAAATGTGTTACCAAACCCATTTTTTGATAAAGCCAAAATAAATTTCTTGCTCGATAAAGATTCAAAAGTAGAACTAAACGTTTTAGATATGAGCGGTAAAACAGTAGCAACCCTACAACAAGGGAAACTCGAAAAAGGCAATCATGAATTTATTTTCGATACACAAAAAAATCCGCAAGCAGCCAGCAACTATATTGTAGTTTTAAAAATAAACGGTACTACCTACAGCAGTTTGCTTTCTAAAATAAACTACTAGTTGTTTCACTTTTAAAAATTACCATAGGTTTGCCTGAAACTTCACTGTATGTTTCAGGCAAATTTGTTTATAGGAAAAACTGCATTGGTAACCGGAGGCGGGAGCGGCATCGGCTATGCCATTAGCAAGCAATTATTGCAATTAGGAGCACAAGTAATTATTACTTCCAGAAATGAAGAAAAACTACAAAAAGCAACCCAAGAGTTATCGCAATTTGGTAAAATTCGCTATAGCATTTGCGATATAAGAATTGCAGAACAAACAATGCTTTTAGCAAACGAAATTAAAGCACAGGAAGGCATCTTAGATATTTTGGTAAACAATGCTGGCGGACAGTTTCCTTCGGCAGCCGAAAATATATCGCCTAAAGGATTTGCAGCAGTGGTAAACAATAATTTAAACGGCACATGGAATGTTACACATGCCATGGCAAACACATTCTTTATACCACAGAAAAACGGAAGTATCGTAAACATAATTGCCAATATGTTTCGCGGGTTTCCGGGTATGGCACATACAGGAGCAGCACGCGCAGGAGTAGAGAACCTCACCATGAGTTTAGCAGTAGAATGGAGTAAATACAACATAAATGTAAATGCAGTAGCGCCCGGCTTTATACAAAGCAGCGGTATGGAGCAATATCCCGAGGCGTTTAAACGCGGCATGGAAGATACCGTTCCCGCCAAACGTTTAGGTACCGTAGATGAAGTTGCTAATCTTACAGTTTTCCTTTGTGCTCCGGCTTGTAAATACATAACAGGAGAAACCGTGTACATTGATGGCGGGCAGCGGCTTTGGGGCGATTTATTCAAACTGTAATAGTACTTACAGATAAGCAATAGAAGCCTACAACTGCTCAAAGTAGTCCACAATCTTATGCTTCAATAATTCTTCTTGCGATTTTAAATCTAGTACCGGCATGGTTGTATTCTGTTCATAATGATGCCAACCATCGGCATCTGTACCCACAAATTTGTAATAGCCTTCGCTGCTAAGCAATTTGCAAACCGCCACATGCATCAAATCTTGCTTTTCTTCTTTACTCCACTCCTCTTTTACTATTCCCACCTCGTTCATACCAATTAAGAAAAGCATGGCATTTACATCGGGGCGCTGCCCAAACTGCTCGTTTACAAGCTTGCGCACTTTATACCAACGATATTCAAAACTCTCTTCCATAACCAATCGTAAACATAACATTCAGAACTCAGAAATAAGCAATTGGCAGGCATTGACATTACTTGTTTAACCAATTTTATTTTTCATAAAGAATTAACCGACTATCATTGCAAAAAAATACATTCATTCATGAGTAACTCACAGATTTACATTGCGCTGCTACACACACACAAATTGGTTGTAATTTTGTTTTTGCTGCACTACCTAGTTAAAACAGTTTTACTGTTACTCAACAAAAAAGAGGCATTGGCAAAGTACTCAAAGCCAACCAAAGTGCCTGAAATGATTATTAGTTCATTGTTTTTAATTACAGGAGTAACCATGCTTATGATGGGTGCAGATGTAAACAATTTACTCTTAATTAAAATAGTATTGGTATTAAGCTCCATACCATTAGCGGTAATTGGTTTTAAAAGAGAGAAAAAAGCATTGGCAGTATTAGCCGTATTGTTTATTGTATCCAGTTACGGATTAGCAGAAATGAGCCGTGCAAAAAAAGGGAAGCAAACTGTAGATACAACAGATGTAAGTGCAGAGCCAATTGCTGTTGGTAAAAAAGTGTACACCGAACTTTGTACTGCTTGCCACGGAGCCGCAGGCGATGCCATGCTTGCCGGAGCAAAAAACTTAAAAATATCTACTATGAATCACGAAGAAGTTATTGCCATTATTCGCGATGGTAAAAACAATATGGCTGCATATAAAAACCTTACACCCGAACAATTAGAAGGCGTAGCGCTATATGTAGAAAGTTTACGAAACAATAGCGAAAGTGCGGAATAACTTTATGGTGTTTTTTAGTTTTAAACATCAACTGTAACTTAAAATTCAAGTGCCATGTTTTTTGAAAAAGCAAATGAAGTTTTAAAAGAAATAGAAACTGCTCTGCCCGAAAATGCAGAGGCTTTAGAACAATTCAGAATTAAGTATCTAGGTACCAAAGGCATACTTAAAGAACTATTTGGTGCTATGGGCAATATAGCTCCCGAACGCAAAAAAGAGTACGGGCAGCTAATGAACACGCTAAAAACAGCTGCCGAACAAAAACACGAAACACTAAAAGCTAAGTTTACGACTACCACTCAAGAAAGTAAAAACAGCGTAGATATTACAGCGCCAGCCTACACCTTTAAAGTAGGCACACGCCATCCCGTAAGCATTATACGCCACAAAATGACTGAAATCTTTAGCCGCATTGGATTTACCGTAGCAGAAGGCCCTGAAATAGAAGACGATTGGCATAATTTTACAGCGCTCAACACTCCCGAAGACCATCCTGCACGCGATATGCAAGACACCTTCTTTTTAAACGAAGAAAAAGAATGGATGCTCCGTTCGCAAACTTCAACCGTGCAGATAAGAGTAATGGAAACCCAAAAGCCTCCCATTAGAATTATTTGCCCCGGCAGAGTGTACAGAAACGAAACTATTTCTGCCCGTGCACACTGCACATTTCATCAAGTAGAAGGATTATATATTGATACCGATGTTTCGTTTGCAGATTTAAAACAAACCATGCTCTACTTTGCACAAGAAATGTTTGGAAAGAATGTAGAAGTGCGTTTCCGCCCATCATTTTTTCCATTTACAGAGCCAAGTGCCGAAATGGACATCAGTTGCTTTGTATGCGAAGGCAAAGGATGCCCTGTTTGTAAATACAGCGGCTGGGTAGAAATTGGAGGCTGCGGCATGGTAGATCCTGCTGTGCTCCAAAATTGCAAAATAGACCATAATAAATATACCGGATTTGCATTCGGCATGGGTATAGAAAGAATAACCATGCTTAAAT contains the following coding sequences:
- a CDS encoding T9SS type A sorting domain-containing protein → MKKTILTGTLVGIFSITHSQSVTWAKDIAPIFYKNCTTCHHDGGAGHFSLLDYQNAFSHAFSIQYKTENKQMPPFPTDPNYRKFKDERRLSDAEIQTIKDWYNAGAPMGDTNTAPTKPIYTNLPELTTPSKILQIPTYSVSSNYDVYQCFVLDPQLSQDEYFDAYEVIPGNPSIVHHVLIYEDTTGVSTTKDAQTPEPGYLNFGGIGVASAKLIGAWVPGSKPQFYPPNIGVKLHKNAKVVMQIHYPAGSLSKKDSTTLRLRFSNKPLREISLAPILRYANSGNGGLLNGPLSIEADEVKTFYNQYTLANNYPKISLVLTAPHMHLIGRSIMAFAVTPTNDTIPIVKIPEWDFRWQMSYYFQKPVVIPPGTKLFGKATYDNTATNPFQPNNPPKKVTAGEATTDEMFLVYFGYMLYQNGDEDMVIDSSILQLPTDLNKSEIASIVSTPQFYEPIPNPAQGATTLSFFLPNTTEVAFDVYDIAGKKVHSIPSSLFNQGFATQQLFTDALANGTYIVRMIVSEKQLLAKQLIISH
- the pheS gene encoding phenylalanine--tRNA ligase subunit alpha, whose translation is MFFEKANEVLKEIETALPENAEALEQFRIKYLGTKGILKELFGAMGNIAPERKKEYGQLMNTLKTAAEQKHETLKAKFTTTTQESKNSVDITAPAYTFKVGTRHPVSIIRHKMTEIFSRIGFTVAEGPEIEDDWHNFTALNTPEDHPARDMQDTFFLNEEKEWMLRSQTSTVQIRVMETQKPPIRIICPGRVYRNETISARAHCTFHQVEGLYIDTDVSFADLKQTMLYFAQEMFGKNVEVRFRPSFFPFTEPSAEMDISCFVCEGKGCPVCKYSGWVEIGGCGMVDPAVLQNCKIDHNKYTGFAFGMGIERITMLKYRINDLRLFFENDVRFLKQFESAN
- a CDS encoding acyl-CoA dehydrogenase family protein yields the protein MSIATDKKQILKGGEFIIKESSWEEVYIPEQISEEQLMMRNTTKDFITKEIDPHLEEFDKDPMKGVEVINKAGEYGLLSLHIPEEYGGEGKDLTTFSYVTEVLGWGHGMSVAIGAHTGIGTCPIIYYGTNEQRAKYLPKLATGELKAAYCLTEPWSGSDALGARTKAVLSEDGKYYTLTGQKMWITNAGFADVFVVFAKIDGDDKKFTAFIVEKGYEGVSVGAEEKKMGIKSSSTRQVFLNNVKVPAENLLGEAGKGHKIAFQILNIGRYKLCNGVLGGAKRALGQAVKYANERQQFKTPISSFGAIKQKLGEMAIRSWAAESASYRVCDLISQKEHELKAAGKSMTEYLTGGAEEYQIECALLKVIGSEVLDFVVDEALQIHGGYGFSEEYPMARAYRDSRINRIFEGTNEINRMLSIDALLKFALKGKLDLMTPGMAIQKELMSVPDFGSGGDSDDVFAAEKKALKNAKKAFLLVAGSAVQKLMQKLESEQEILIHASDVLADILVMESAMLRAEKLVNLHGLEASQLYVDMVKCFFFDAMDRINVNGRQALAAFAGGDELRMMLMGLKRFTKYEMVNTKEIRRAVANKLIEENDYAFWN
- a CDS encoding DUF4197 domain-containing protein, with product MKLLLVIVTMIGALQVNAQKASKMGGAIQTIKSTSKTMGKTTSSATTGSKSNSTASFTETEAASAIKDALLNGITTGVTKAAAPDGYFKNAFIKVLMPPQAKAMESTLRQIGAGALVDNIILTMNRAAEKAAPQAKNIFINSVSQMTINDAISIVSNQQQDAATKFLERTTTEQLVAAFKPSIKTALDQTLATRYWSQAMTQYNRIPFVSKVNTDLPDYVTRKGISGLFYLIAQEEARIRKDPVARTTDILEKVFGNLKF
- a CDS encoding cytochrome c; amino-acid sequence: MSNSQIYIALLHTHKLVVILFLLHYLVKTVLLLLNKKEALAKYSKPTKVPEMIISSLFLITGVTMLMMGADVNNLLLIKIVLVLSSIPLAVIGFKREKKALAVLAVLFIVSSYGLAEMSRAKKGKQTVDTTDVSAEPIAVGKKVYTELCTACHGAAGDAMLAGAKNLKISTMNHEEVIAIIRDGKNNMAAYKNLTPEQLEGVALYVESLRNNSESAE
- a CDS encoding T9SS type A sorting domain-containing protein — its product is MKKLLLTSAIIGFIYSGTIAQTAEILNEKQVATIDVNGKWVGKRQQYTTDHKGILQTFEYEFNLKQEGSIVTGTSSIFGSGGYYGDMKLRGVITGNKLMFEEYEILSENLSNTNRTWCFKTGELTFAKDGNNIKLLGATPSHIPVYNIPCSGGYSNMEKVGDGSNAIDLSKNFTSKLNQEDFAVNVLPNPFFDKAKINFLLDKDSKVELNVLDMSGKTVATLQQGKLEKGNHEFIFDTQKNPQAASNYIVVLKINGTTYSSLLSKINY
- a CDS encoding SDR family oxidoreductase, whose protein sequence is MFQANLFIGKTALVTGGGSGIGYAISKQLLQLGAQVIITSRNEEKLQKATQELSQFGKIRYSICDIRIAEQTMLLANEIKAQEGILDILVNNAGGQFPSAAENISPKGFAAVVNNNLNGTWNVTHAMANTFFIPQKNGSIVNIIANMFRGFPGMAHTGAARAGVENLTMSLAVEWSKYNINVNAVAPGFIQSSGMEQYPEAFKRGMEDTVPAKRLGTVDEVANLTVFLCAPACKYITGETVYIDGGQRLWGDLFKL